CTCGCCGATCCGCCGCCCCTACGCACCCGACGATTGGCAAGCTCAGCTCGTGTCGCCGATCCGGTATTCCCTTATGCACCCACGATGTCCACTCGTTTGTCAAGTCAGTCTCGGGAGTGGCATGCAAGGTTCTCTGCACCGTAATGGACATCTTGGTACACCCGGATGTCCGGGTATCAGGGCTCACAAAGGAGTCGAGGAAGCCACGAAAACGTTGGCTTCCTCGACAATCGGATGAACACCTGCAGCCGGGGTCAGCTTGCGCCAACACCTGCAGCCGGGGTCGGCTCATGCAAACATCAGCAGCCCTGGCCGACTACGTGGCCCGAATCACTGAATTGCTTGCTGCCCAGATGGCTGCGAAATCTGACTGAGTGCGTCACCAGCCTCATTGATGTGAATGTCAACCGTCGCCAAGTCGCCAATGGCGCAGATACCAGCAAGGTTGCCTGCTTCATCACAGACGGGAAGACGGCGAATTTGATGGCGAGCCATCAAATCGGCGGCCTCGTGGGCGTCCGTATCGGGTCGGCAACTGACCACTTCTGAAGTCATGCATTCCTGGACCTTCGTTTCTGAGGCTTTCCCTTTGGCGACTGCATTCAGCGTGATGTCGCGGTCAGTAATCATACCAACGACTTTTTTGCCCTCGCAGACCGGTACGGATCCAACGTTACGCGACTGCATGATTTGTGCAGCCTGTTGAATGGAATCGGATGGCTGTACGCATGACACGTCCTGGGTCATGAGTTCTTGAACTTTCAATGCATCGCCCCCTGTTCTCGGTTTTTGGGCGGAGTCAAACCATGGCTTGCCCATTGTCTATTATGCCGGGGACGTCCGTCGCTCATGCAATCCATCAGGTGAGGCGGGATGGCGGCAACATTAAGCAGCCGTTTTTTGACGCACAATCCAAGTTCGCAGTTCGTTATAGAGACAGTAAAATCCCCACACCGAGCATAGGAACCGCAGTACGCCTTCGAGTGGCGTGGGGCTGACAATGAGCTGTCCGAGGGGGGAACTTGCGAGAAGCAGCAAGATGAGATTCATCACTGTGACCGAGGAACAGATGATGACTTGATTGCGCAGTTTCACTCGTGCCCCGAACATTCCAAGGAGCCCCATTGCAATGCAGATATAGGTTTCCGGGCGAGTTACCAGGATGTAGTCGCCCATATTGCGTGAAAACAAACTCCAAATGCCAATAAAAAACCACAGCCATCCCGTTAATCGGTTGTACAGCAATGCGTACATACACGATCCCTCTTTTCCGTTCATCTGTACAAACTATGAGCGGATGGGACGAACTATGCGACGACAGGATGGTCAACTTGTCCTGTAAATGTGATATCGTGGTCACTATAAGACACAAATATAGCCATTGCGCGATCCGCTTGTGCCCCAACACGGCTAAGAGTAGACCTCCACAGGGTGCTGCAGGGGAAGCCGTACACGGGTGCCGGACGGGAAGCCAGCCGTACACGGGTGCCGGACGGGAAGCCAGCCATACACGGGTACCGCATGGAAAGCCAGCCAGACTCCGGTACCCCATGGTACGCCGTACACGGGTGCCGCATGAAAAGTCATACGTAGGTGCTGCATGGAAAGGGGCGTCGCAGAGTGGAAGAGACTGCATACAACAGGCGCCGATGGTTCGGCCGTCGAGGTAAACGGGTCATTTGGATAACTCTCATTGTGGTCGTGGTTGTCGCCGCTCTCGTGTATTTTGTAGTCCGACCGCGTGAACCGCGGGTAACGGTGACGTCCGTTCAGAAGACAACCATTGCAAACACCGTGTTTGCTGCTGGGGATGTGCACCCAACGGATCGACAAGTGATTCAACCCGCCAGTGTCACGTCGCCAATTTCAAAAGTGTACGTGAAAGTTGGGCAGCATGTGCATCAAGGCGAGCTGCTGCTAACGCTTGACAATACAGCCCAATCGGCACAACTGTCCGCAGCGAAGATTCAAGTCAATGAAGCACAAGCATCCCTGAACCAAACAGAGGCACAAGCAAATGCTACTCCAGCAGCGTTTCAAGCGCAGTTCACGGGGACCCTCAGTTCACTTCAGTCTTCCCTAGCACAAGCGAAGGCGCAACTTGCTTCGGCCCAGGCCGCGTACGACCAGACTCTCATCAAATCTACGCTAAATGGAACCGTGTTGACTCTGAATCCTGACGGTATCGCACCGAATGGGAGTGCGGCACCCATTATCGAGGTGGTAGGGGAGGATAAGCAGGTCGTCCTCAATGTCTCCGAGGTAGATGCTGTTCATCTCAAGGCAGGGCAAAAGGCTACGGTTCAGTCTGACGCTTACCCAAACAAAACTTGGAATGCGAGGATAAGCTCAGTGGCCCTGTTTGCTAGTTCGGCGAGCAGCGGCGGCGCTGGTCAGGTAGAAGTTGACTTGTCGCTCCCTACAAACTGTCCCATTCCGTTTGGGTATCAAGTGAACGTGCACATCACGAGTGAAACGCATAAAAACGCCCTTACACTTCCGTATTCAGCCCTTTCCCAAGCGGGCAGTCAGTATGTGGTGTACGTTGTGAAAGGGAACCGTGCACTTGAGACGCCCGTCCAACTCGGGATTACTACCAACACGTCGGTAGAGGTTACTTCCGGTTTAAAGCAAGGCCAAGTCGTCGTTGATAGCCCGCCGGTGAATCTGCAGTCCGGTGCACGGGTGGTTGTGATAGGCCATGATTGAGTTCACAAGTGTCAGTAAGTCGTATCAAGTCGGAGCTACAAACATCCCGGTCCTTCGTGATATCTCGTTTGGAATCGAATCTGGCGAATTCGTCTCTATCATGGGTCCATCCGGGAGTGGAAAATCTACGCTGATGCACATCATTGGCTGCCTGGACACGCCGACGAGTGGAGCCGTGAGCCTGTTCGGAAGAAGTATTGCAGACATGACCCGAGACGAACTTGCACGAACCCGAAACCGTCAAATTGGGTTTGTGTTTCAGAACTTCCACCTCATTGGTCGCATGACGGCCCTGCGCAACGTCGAATTGCCGCTCGTATATGCTGGCTGGCGCCGAGCAAAACGTTTGGAACGAGCCACAAAGTTGTTGACCGACGTTGGCCTTGACGAGCGCATGAACCATTATCCGAATGAATTGTCAGGAGGTCAGAAACAACGGGTGGCCATTGCCAGAGCACTGGCCAACGGGCCGTCTCTGATTCTCGCTGACGAGCCGACGGGAGCTCTCGACACCGCGACAGGCACAGAGATTATGGCTTTGTTCCAGAGGTTGAATCAAGAGGGCGTAACAGTTGTCGTCGTCACGCACGATGAATCGATTGCGCGATATGCATCACGGACTATCCACGTGCGCGATGGAGAGGTGGTGGACAACGGATGAATCTAACGGAAATGGTTTTATCTGCTTGGACCTCTCTCATGTCCAATAAGCTCCGGTCCTTTCTAACCATGCTCGGAATCCTGATTGGCGTCGCCTCCATTATCGCCATTGTTGCAATTGGCCGTGGTGGGAAAGCTGCCATCGTGTCCATCATTCAGAGCAATCGGGCTCAGCAAACCATTCAGATCATCCCGACAGAGCTTGTACAACCGGGACTGCCGCAGCCAGGGCAAGTACTGTCTTTTTCCACCCGGGATTTTGACATTGCTCGGCAATTCAGCGGTGTCCAATCGGTCTACTATACCTTATCAGGACAAGGCGTGGTTGACTTCGGCGGCAAGCAAGTGACCGCGTCTCTTAATGCAGGGCCGAGTTACATGGATGAACTGAGCCACTTTGTCGTTGTTCAGGGTCGCATGTTCTCGAACGTAGATGTCATCGCTCGTCGCAGAGTAGGTCTCGTTAGCCAATCCCTCGCAAAGAAGCTCTTTGGCAACACATCCCCGGTCGGCAAGGTTGTCACCATCGGCGGCTACCCTATGGAAGTCGTTGGTGTCACAGCGTCAACGCAGTTTAACTTACTCTCTGGCATCTTCGGATCGGACACCTTCTACTTTCCGGCCACCACGGCTCATGACTTGTTCCCTTGGTGGGACATCTCGGAGATGGATGTCCAAGTGGCCCAGGGGGTAAACAAGACAGCGATGGCGCATCAAATCGTTACTGCGCTCAACATCAATGCGCACAACGCCCAGGCATTTGAGGACGCTTCTGGGTTCCTCGTTGGGGTGGAACAGACTGTTGGCAAGATTACTGCCATCCTGACCCTAATTATCGGAGCCATAGCCGGAATTGCCCTTGTGGTTGGCGGTGTCGGCGTGATGAATATTATGCTTGTATCCGTAACAGAGCGAACGGGTGAGATTGGGATTCGTATGTCACTTGGGGCCACAAGGCGTGCGATACTGCTGCAGTTCTTGATTGAAGCAGTGATGATAACTGTCCTCGGCGGGGCGCTTGGTATCCTCATCGGTGTGATTGGCGCCCAGATTGTCTCATGGGTGACGAAACTGCATACTGAGGTGTCGTGGTTCGCTGTGTTGGTCGGGTTCTTGTTTTCCATTATCATTGGCGTGCTCTGCGGACTGTATCCCGCCAACAAGGCTTCGAAGCTCAACCCAATTGATGCACTGCGATATGAGTAAGTAAGTATAGGAACTTAGATTCAGTACGTATCAGTAAACCTCCGATGACGCCATTGCCTGCCAGGCCTGCGAAGGGCCTGCCAGAGCCATCCGATTCCCGCAGGTACTATCGTCCTTGCAGTAGACGGTATCCACAGTACGCTTGTCCGTTCCCAAACGAGCAAAGACTGCATTCTATGTCGTAAAGTCATGGACGAGCACCGCATGAAACTTCACAAAGTACTTCTTGTCCTCCCCACTTCGGATAGGTGTATGACGAAATTCACAAAAAATAGGCCTGTACTGAACGCTTGTCCTTCTCAGAAGGCTTGGCTCTGTCATCCAATATAGTGCAGTAAATCACAAAAGAAAGGAGACAGGCTGGGTATCGAAACTGTCAGTCATACTGCACAAACAAACAACTTCTGAAAGGGGCTAACATCATGGCAGACTTGAATGTTTCGGGCAGTGTCATTGCCACGCAAAACGTGCAGGCTGGTCTGAGCGTTTTTGCCAATGAAAATATTGGCTTGAATGGCACAGTCTTTGCTGGTGACAGTGTCATCGCTTCGGCCAACTTGCAAGCTGGCAACAATTTGTTCGCCAGCGTTGACGCGGTCGCAGGGAGGAACGTTTCCAGCACTGGGCTGCCAGCTGCAATTGCTGGTACCCTAACACCGCTCACTGTGAACTTGGTCACCCCAACCACGACGCCGACGACGCAGCCTGGGTTGCTGCTTACAGATGCAGCCGGAGCCAAGTACGTTCTGTACGTTGAGTTGGTAGCCGATGTTCCAGAGCTTTTCCTCACCCCAGTTGTAGGTATGTAACCCCATGGCCGCAGCACCTAGGTGCTGCGGCTTTTCGTAATAACAAAAGCGCGGTGTTTTGCTCGTTTTCTAACCTCAGCCTAGCAGCTTAATGCTAGGCTATTTCCCTGTTGCCTGACGTCTTGTTGGACAACCGCCCGAACGCGAGCCGTTAGGGCTGTATAAGATGTTTCAGTGTCCAACAGCGGCAACGGTTACGCCAAGAGCAGACTCTCGCACGCAAGTGTTGCCAGATGTGAGGCAAATGTGAGAACTACGCACCAGCACGAAACGCTCAAATGCGAGAATTGCGGAACGAGCAAGAAGAACGCCAATGAAGCAGGAGCATTGACAGTGCAGGGAGGGAGCAAGCATATGCAGGTCGTGCTGCAAGATTACTTTTACACGTCGACTGGGTTTGGCAACGCAGCCCGCGAGATTGCATTCGCGATGGAAGACTTAGGGGTCAATGTGAAGGTTGATGTGCTGGGGCCGAAGGTTGCCGGCTGGCTCAGTCGAGGGACGATTGAGCGCTTGGCACGACTCGAGTCAAAGCGGGCAGAACATGACAAGGTTCTCGTCTGTCTCGAACCGCATCCAGAACGGGGAGCCGCATACCGAAAGCGCATCAATTACAAAATGTTCGAAACCAACGTCGCGCCGCAACCTTATGTGGCGACGGCCAATGGGTTTGACGCCCTCATTGTTCCAAATGAATTCAACAGACAGGCCTTTCGTAGAGGTGGCACCAAGGTCCCTGTATATGTCGCGAACTACGGGGTGAACTCGCAAGTGTTTACGCCGAATGGGCCAAAACATCGCTGGAATGAACCGGACGATGTGTTTGTCTTTCTCTCCGTGTTCGGTTGGTCGCAAAAGAAAGGTCCTGATGTCCTAGTTCGTGCATTTCTCGAGGAGTTCAGTGCCGACGAGCGTGTCGTTCTCGTCATCAAGACCTTTAGCGCAGGCATCCATGACTTCCCGTGGGAATGGTATGACGACATCGCAAAGACGGTGCAAAAGGAGAACAAGCCGAGCGTGCGCATCGTCGTCGACGAATTCTCTCCGGAGCAAATGGCGACGATTTACCGCGGCGCAAATTGCTTTGTGTTACCTTCGCGCGGCGAAGGTGTTTGTCTGCCGATTCTCGAGAGCATGGCCTGTCAGGTTCCGGTCATTGCCACCGGATGGGGTGGATTTATCGACTTTTTTGGACCCAAAAGCGGATATCACATTCCTTACACAATGGTCAAGACCTCTCCACAGTGGTTTAGCTCGCTTTACGGACCTGAGCAAATGTGGGCCGATCCCGATGTTCACGCCCTACAAACCCTGATGAGGCGGGTATTTACACTCCGAGACGAAGCGTCGGCCAAAGCGCAGCACGGACTGCAAGTCGCACAGCAGTGGTCCTGGCATCGAACGGCAGAGCAATTCATCAGCGCCATCGAAGCCACGGTTGGTTCTTCGATTCGTTAGACTTCGGCGGTGATAGCACATGCCTCTTTTTATCCATCCGCCGTACAACGCTCATTGTGAAAGGTAGTGAACCTATGATCCGCGTGGGCATTGACATGCATCACACCCAAAACGCCCCATGGGCAAATTCAGACATCGGCCAGTACTGCTTTCACATGATAAGTCATCTCAACGAGCATCCCGATGTACAAGTCATCTTTTTCGAGCCCATGTACGAAGGTATGACTTCCGAGATGTACACGGAGCAGATTTCGAAGTTCATTGTGGACAATCAGTTGGACGTCCTGTACTTGCCAAGTCCGATGTCATTTCCCTTCCCCGAAGTCTTCAACTCCGGGAGAATTCCGCCGGTACGGTTAGTGGCAACCGTCTATGACGTGATTCCCATGATGTATCCTGACGTGTATCTCTCCGATGACGCGACACGCAACGGTTACGATGAGCACCTAAAAATGCTTCGCTACATGCACAGACTTCTGTCGGTCTCAGAGTCCACCCGTCAGGACTTGATTCGAATGGGGTTTGAAGCAGACCGAATCGTCACTGTGGGAGCGGGCCCCGATGATGGGTTCTATCGCCTGCCAAACGCCGTACTTGAAACGGTGAGACACTTGCTTCCTTCGAATCAACCGTTTGTTTTGGGGGTTTCACCGGCGGACTTTCGAAAAAACCCGGACCGGCTGGTTGAAGCTTTTGCAAGGGCCACACGCGGCCTGCCAGAGGCCTTTCAACTCGTCTTTGTGGGACCGACGGCGCCAGACGCGGAAAACCGACTCAATCAAATTGCAGCTCTGAACGGCCGGCCAGGCAGCGTCCATTTTCTTGGCAGTGTGCCGAAACCCCAACTGCTGAGACTATACAACCGAGCACGTGTCGTGGCACTTCCGTCTTTATATGAGGGGTGGGCTGGCGACGTCTTGAATGCAATGCAATGCGGCGTTCCCGTGCTGGCTTCGAATCACGCGTCCATCCCGGAGATTTCTGGCGATGCCGTCCTCTACGCCGATCCGACGAGCGTGGACAGCATCGCTGATGGCCTGCGTGTGCTTCTTACGGATCTCCGTATGCGCGCCGATCTCGCCGCAAGAGGATTACAGCGCGCAAATACATTTCGCTGGCAACAGGTCGCGGAACAAATCGTCGCCGCCTACCGCGATGTGATGCAGCAAGTTCCCACGCTCGCTAGCGTGGCTGTGCATCAAATGGTGGAGACGCAGGTCCGGCTCCAGCCGAACCGTTACGGGGTTATCAGAAGGGGTCGATATTTAAGGAGCTTCGTCTCGTTTAATCTATTAGAACTTCCACCCGATGCGCACATCAAACGTGCCGTCCTGCAGATTCCAACCGGTCCCAAGACCCCAGGCGTCCGACTCAGG
The Alicyclobacillus curvatus genome window above contains:
- a CDS encoding CBS domain-containing protein; the protein is MGKPWFDSAQKPRTGGDALKVQELMTQDVSCVQPSDSIQQAAQIMQSRNVGSVPVCEGKKVVGMITDRDITLNAVAKGKASETKVQECMTSEVVSCRPDTDAHEAADLMARHQIRRLPVCDEAGNLAGICAIGDLATVDIHINEAGDALSQISQPSGQQAIQ
- a CDS encoding efflux RND transporter periplasmic adaptor subunit, with the protein product MEETAYNRRRWFGRRGKRVIWITLIVVVVVAALVYFVVRPREPRVTVTSVQKTTIANTVFAAGDVHPTDRQVIQPASVTSPISKVYVKVGQHVHQGELLLTLDNTAQSAQLSAAKIQVNEAQASLNQTEAQANATPAAFQAQFTGTLSSLQSSLAQAKAQLASAQAAYDQTLIKSTLNGTVLTLNPDGIAPNGSAAPIIEVVGEDKQVVLNVSEVDAVHLKAGQKATVQSDAYPNKTWNARISSVALFASSASSGGAGQVEVDLSLPTNCPIPFGYQVNVHITSETHKNALTLPYSALSQAGSQYVVYVVKGNRALETPVQLGITTNTSVEVTSGLKQGQVVVDSPPVNLQSGARVVVIGHD
- a CDS encoding glycosyltransferase, with protein sequence MQVVLQDYFYTSTGFGNAAREIAFAMEDLGVNVKVDVLGPKVAGWLSRGTIERLARLESKRAEHDKVLVCLEPHPERGAAYRKRINYKMFETNVAPQPYVATANGFDALIVPNEFNRQAFRRGGTKVPVYVANYGVNSQVFTPNGPKHRWNEPDDVFVFLSVFGWSQKKGPDVLVRAFLEEFSADERVVLVIKTFSAGIHDFPWEWYDDIAKTVQKENKPSVRIVVDEFSPEQMATIYRGANCFVLPSRGEGVCLPILESMACQVPVIATGWGGFIDFFGPKSGYHIPYTMVKTSPQWFSSLYGPEQMWADPDVHALQTLMRRVFTLRDEASAKAQHGLQVAQQWSWHRTAEQFISAIEATVGSSIR
- a CDS encoding ABC transporter permease; translated protein: MNLTEMVLSAWTSLMSNKLRSFLTMLGILIGVASIIAIVAIGRGGKAAIVSIIQSNRAQQTIQIIPTELVQPGLPQPGQVLSFSTRDFDIARQFSGVQSVYYTLSGQGVVDFGGKQVTASLNAGPSYMDELSHFVVVQGRMFSNVDVIARRRVGLVSQSLAKKLFGNTSPVGKVVTIGGYPMEVVGVTASTQFNLLSGIFGSDTFYFPATTAHDLFPWWDISEMDVQVAQGVNKTAMAHQIVTALNINAHNAQAFEDASGFLVGVEQTVGKITAILTLIIGAIAGIALVVGGVGVMNIMLVSVTERTGEIGIRMSLGATRRAILLQFLIEAVMITVLGGALGILIGVIGAQIVSWVTKLHTEVSWFAVLVGFLFSIIIGVLCGLYPANKASKLNPIDALRYE
- a CDS encoding ABC transporter ATP-binding protein, whose translation is MIEFTSVSKSYQVGATNIPVLRDISFGIESGEFVSIMGPSGSGKSTLMHIIGCLDTPTSGAVSLFGRSIADMTRDELARTRNRQIGFVFQNFHLIGRMTALRNVELPLVYAGWRRAKRLERATKLLTDVGLDERMNHYPNELSGGQKQRVAIARALANGPSLILADEPTGALDTATGTEIMALFQRLNQEGVTVVVVTHDESIARYASRTIHVRDGEVVDNG
- a CDS encoding glycosyltransferase family 4 protein, which translates into the protein MGIDMHHTQNAPWANSDIGQYCFHMISHLNEHPDVQVIFFEPMYEGMTSEMYTEQISKFIVDNQLDVLYLPSPMSFPFPEVFNSGRIPPVRLVATVYDVIPMMYPDVYLSDDATRNGYDEHLKMLRYMHRLLSVSESTRQDLIRMGFEADRIVTVGAGPDDGFYRLPNAVLETVRHLLPSNQPFVLGVSPADFRKNPDRLVEAFARATRGLPEAFQLVFVGPTAPDAENRLNQIAALNGRPGSVHFLGSVPKPQLLRLYNRARVVALPSLYEGWAGDVLNAMQCGVPVLASNHASIPEISGDAVLYADPTSVDSIADGLRVLLTDLRMRADLAARGLQRANTFRWQQVAEQIVAAYRDVMQQVPTLASVAVHQMVETQVRLQPNRYGVIRRGRYLRSFVSFNLLELPPDAHIKRAVLQIPTGPKTPGVRLRLIRSGWSEQGLRRRVPGLRKPVVRVARRARKREVGCAWNCTRLARRWKRYSLRNHGVMINGAVRQMPTLAVTFSRTVTTYR